The Chthoniobacterales bacterium genomic interval GGGATTCGAGGACGATCTCCACACCCAACCTCGGAACAACCCGCCGCCGAAGCGCACGGCAGGCCGCGGTTGCGCCCGACATTCAGCTCGCCTGCCCTCTGCAGAAGCGCGGGGGGCTCGCACCATTGCGCCAGTTCGTCCCCGCCCCCGAGGTGAATAGCCCAACGGAAACATTGGGCGCCTCACTCCGATCCGGCCGCCAATGCCCTTTCCCAACCCCGCGAACTCTGGCATAGTGCCCTCGATCAGCCGGGCAGGAGCAGAAATCGTCCCCGCCCGGCCCCTTCTCGACCACCCAGTTTGCGCCCGTAGCTCAGGGGATAGAGCAGTGGATTTCTAATCCATTGGTCGCAGGTTCAAATCCTGCCGGGCGCGCTTTCTCGGCTACGGATGCGTCATCGCAACCGGGTCGACCCACGCGTCGAATTGCTCCGGCGTGAGGTAACCCAGCGCCACGGCCGATTCCTTCAGGCTCGAGCGCTCCTTGTGCGCCTTCTTCGCGATCTGCGCGGCCTTGTCGTAGCCGATGTGCGGGTTCAGCGCCGTCACCAGCATCAGCGAGTCGCTGAGGTAATGCGCGATCTGCTCGCGATTCGGCTCGATTCCGCGGGCGCAATGCTCGTCGAAGGACCGGCAGCCGTCGGCCATCAGCCGCACCGAGTTCAGAAAATTGAAGACGATCACCGGCTTGAAGACGTTGAGCTCGAAATTGCCCTGCGAACCGGCAATGCCGATCGTGTTGTCGTTTCCCATCACCTGCACGGCGATCATCGTGATCGCTTCGCACTGCGTGGGGTTCACCTTACCCGGCATGATCGACGAGCCAGGCTCGTTCTCGGGAATGATGAGCTCGCCCAGACCGCAACGCGGGCCCGACGCCAGCCAGCGCACGTCGTTCGCCATCTTCATCAGCGTGCACGCGAGGGACTTCAGCGCGCCGCTGGCGAACACGAACTCGTTATGCGCCGAGAGGGCGGCAAATTTGTTCGGCGCCGCGACGAAAGGCAGGCCGGTGATTTCCGCCATGTAAGCCGCGGCGCGATCCCCAAACTCCGGATGCGAATTCAGGCCGGTGCCCACCGCCGTGCCGCCGATCGCCAGTGCATACAGCCCGGGCAGCGACTGTTCGATGCGGAGCAAATCGTCATTCAGCAATTGCACGTAGCCGGAGAATTCCTGGCCGAGCGTCAGTGGCGTCGCGTCCTGCAGATGCGTGCGCCCGATCTTCACGATGTCGGCGAACTCCTTTGCCTTCGCATCCAGCGTGTCGCGCAGCTGCCGCACCGCCGGCAGGAGCGTGCGCACGACTTCCGTGGCCGCCGCGATGCCCATGGCCGTCGGGAAGGTGTCGTTCGACGACTGCGACATGTTCACGTGGTCGTTCGGATGCACCGGCTTCTTCGAGCCCATCTCGCCGCCGGCGATCTCGATCGCGCGATTCGAGATCACCTCGTTCGCGTTCATGTTGCTCTGCGTGCCGCTGCCCGTCTGCCAGATGCGCAGCGGGAAATGATCGTCCAGCTTGCCGGCGATCACCTCGTCCGCCGCCTGCGCAATCAGGTCGCACTTGTCGGCCGGCAGCTTGCCGAGATCGCGATTCGCCAGCGCGCACGCCTTCTTCAGCACCCCGAGCGCCCGAATGAGCTCCGGCGGCTTCACATCGTTTCCAATGTCGAAATGGATGAGCGAACGAGCGGTCTGGGCACCGTAATAGCGGTCCCGCGGCACGGGAATCTCGCCCATGCTGTCGGATTCAAGGCGATGGGTGGCGGGGTCGAAAGGCAACGGCTCGTTCATGGCTCCCGGTCTACCATGACCTCTCCAAAAATTCCAATCGCCAACCCGCGGCTTCCTATCCCAATTGCGAATGAGTGGCACGGAAGCTGCGACGAGGTCTCATCAGCAGCGCAGTCGGTTCGGAAACTCGAACCAGCCGCGCTGCAAAGATGTTTCTACGTTTGCCTTACCATGTCCGACTCGTCCTTCTCCGCCACGGTCCGTCCCCTCGGCCGGCCGTTCGCCCATGCTGGCGAGATCGAAGGGCTTCCCGCCCCTTTCATCCCATCAACCCCTTGGAAATGACGACTTTGTCACATTTCCCATTTTGCGGGCGCGCCCTCCCTGCGGCGAGGGGTGAAGGGATGCACCGGCTGCCCACCCCTCGTCCCCACCGGCAAGGATTCTCTCTGGTGGAGCTCCTTGCGGTGATGGCCATTCTCGTCATCATGCTGGCCCTGCTCGCCCCGGCGATCAGCACGATTACCGGCAGCACAAGCCGCAACGGCGCGGTGAACATTCTCATGAACACGATGGAGCAGGCCCGCGTCGCCGCCCTCGAAAGCGGCCGCACGGTCTACCTCGTCTTCAATCGCCAGACCTTCCCCGATCCGGACCGCATCATGGTCCTCCGCGAACCCGATCCGGAATCCGGCAAGACGGATTACGAACAGCTCACCAGCTGGATCAAACTGCCAAAAGGCATCCTCCTCCACTCCGCCGGCAAGACCGACATCCTTTCGGAAAGTCTCCCCACCGGCACCAGCGGAACGAACCTCGTTTTCGACCCCGCAAAGTCAAAAGCTTTCTCGGCCGCGAAGGGAGACCTGAACATTCTCGCCTTCAATGCCTACGGCGGCGTCGTCTATCCCAACTCCACGAAGCTCATGCTCATCGTCTGTGAAGGCGTCCGGGACAGCAACGGAGCCGAAGCTCTGATCAGCCCGAACAAGAACGCCGGCGGCTTCGAGATCATCACTCTCCGTCGCTACACCGGAAGAGCCTCCCTCGAGGTAACCACTCTGTAATATCCGTGAAGCGTTCCGTTTTAAGCACCCGAGCCGGCTTTTCCCTCATCGAAATCATCCTCGCACTGGGCATCATCTCCTTCACGCTGGTCGGCATCCTGGGACTTTTCCCCGTCGCGGTGAATGCCGCCGCGGACAGCCAGCATGAAACCCAGGCGGCCCTGATTGCTCGCTCCATGTTCCATGAGCTGGAATCCCATCCCGGAACCCCAAATCGCACAATTACGGTGGGAGGAGACCTCATTGATGGTCGCCCCGTCAAAGTTGATCTCTCGAAAGCCGTCACCCTTACCGACATGGCGGGATTCGATAGCGGAGGAACTTCACTCTCAGATGCAAGCGACACCATGGCCGTTTACACCGTCGATCTAAAGACGGAACCGGTCACTCCGGCTAATGGCCTCACCCGTGTCGACGTGACGGTCAAAACCAAGAGAACTTCGTTTCCCTTCTCCACCTTGCTGCGGCAGGACTGACCCCTCTGCATTTTCATGACTTGTCTGGGCCGAACTCGAAAAATCCGCTGGAGCGACGGTGCGTTCACTCTG includes:
- a CDS encoding prepilin-type N-terminal cleavage/methylation domain-containing protein, with protein sequence MHRLPTPRPHRQGFSLVELLAVMAILVIMLALLAPAISTITGSTSRNGAVNILMNTMEQARVAALESGRTVYLVFNRQTFPDPDRIMVLREPDPESGKTDYEQLTSWIKLPKGILLHSAGKTDILSESLPTGTSGTNLVFDPAKSKAFSAAKGDLNILAFNAYGGVVYPNSTKLMLIVCEGVRDSNGAEALISPNKNAGGFEIITLRRYTGRASLEVTTL
- the fumC gene encoding class II fumarate hydratase, yielding MNEPLPFDPATHRLESDSMGEIPVPRDRYYGAQTARSLIHFDIGNDVKPPELIRALGVLKKACALANRDLGKLPADKCDLIAQAADEVIAGKLDDHFPLRIWQTGSGTQSNMNANEVISNRAIEIAGGEMGSKKPVHPNDHVNMSQSSNDTFPTAMGIAAATEVVRTLLPAVRQLRDTLDAKAKEFADIVKIGRTHLQDATPLTLGQEFSGYVQLLNDDLLRIEQSLPGLYALAIGGTAVGTGLNSHPEFGDRAAAYMAEITGLPFVAAPNKFAALSAHNEFVFASGALKSLACTLMKMANDVRWLASGPRCGLGELIIPENEPGSSIMPGKVNPTQCEAITMIAVQVMGNDNTIGIAGSQGNFELNVFKPVIVFNFLNSVRLMADGCRSFDEHCARGIEPNREQIAHYLSDSLMLVTALNPHIGYDKAAQIAKKAHKERSSLKESAVALGYLTPEQFDAWVDPVAMTHP